DNA from Pseudomonadota bacterium:
AATCATTCACCTTGCATAATTTCTTCCGCAATCATTTCAGCCTGCTTTAAAACCGTCTCAGTTGCAAGTTTCTGCATGTCCGGCGGATAGCCATACTGTCGCAGGGTTCTTTTAACTATGACTTTAAGTTTTGCCTTAACACTTTCCTTGATAGTCCAATCAATTGAAGCATTCTGCCTCACTTTTTCAAAAAGCACTACGGCAAGTTCCCTTAATTTGTCTTTTCCCATTACCTCAAGGGCACTTTTATTATTGGCGATAGCAGTATAGAAGGCATACTCGAAATCAGAAAGCCCCATTTCTTTAGGTTCTTTATCCTTTTCTTGAATGTCTTTGCCTAAAGCGATAAGTTCTTCAATGACTTCAGCAGCGGTAATAATTTTGTTGTGATATCTTTTTATGGAATTTTCCAGCATTTCCATTAAAGATTTGCCCTGAATCAGGTTCTTTTTAATTCTTGCTTTTATCTCGTCATTTAATAGTTTCTTCAGGACTTCCAGAGCAATGTTCTTATGCTCCATATTCTTGACTTCCAGAAGAAATTCTTCAGAAAGAATGGAAATATCCGGCTTTTTAATCCCGGCTGCATCAAAAACATCAATTACCTTTTCACTCACCAAGGCTTTATCAATAACTTGTCTTATTGCTGTTTCAATGTCTTCATCTGTCCTGCCTGTGCCGGTACTATCGAATTTAGCCAGGCGCGCTTTGACTGCCTGAAAAAATGCAACCTCCTCTTTTACATCCATTGCCTGTTCATGGGGAATGGCAATAGCGAATCCCTGGGATAATGCGATAACCTCATTGATATATCTTTTCTTCCCGTTTTCCAGGCCAAGTATATGTTCTTCCGCCGCCAGAATTAACGAAAGCTTTGTCCTCGTATCCGACTCAAAATAATTCTCATAAGAAAAGCCATAAAACATCTGTGAAACGATCTCCAGTTTCTCCAGCATCATCTGTACCGCTTTTTCCTGAGTAATGGCCGGGTCACCCTTGCCTCCACTGTCCGAGTAAAAAGACAATGCCTTCTTCAAATCCGAAGCAATGCCAAGATAATCCACCACTAACCCGCCGGGTTTGTCCTTATAAACCCTGTTTACACGGGCGATGGCCTGCATAAGGTTATGGCCTTTCATGGGTTTGTCAATGTAAAGCGTATGCATGGACGGTACATCAAAACCGGTAAGCCACATATCACGCACAATAACCAGCCTGAGATTATCTTCCGGGTCTTTCATCCGGTCTGCCAACACCCTCCGCTGTTCTTTTGTCGTATGATGTTTAGCTATTTTAGGGCCGTCGGAGGATGCTGATGTCATGACCACTTTTATAGCGCCTTTTTTCAGATCGTCACTATGCCAAGCAGGCCTTATGTCGATTATTTGCTTATATAAATCGGCTGCAATACGGCGGGACATGGCAACAACCATTGCCTTGCCTTCAGGAAATATTTCCTGCCGCTGTTCAAAATGATCAATAATATCCTGTGCAATCTGTTTTATCCGGTTTTCACTGCCTACAAGCGCTTCCAGTTGCGTCCATTTTGCCTTCGCTTTTTGCGTATCGGTAAGGTCTTCCTGGTCAAGCTCAGTATCAAGTTCGGCAACAAGCTTTTTGCCTTCTTCGCTCAGATTTATTTTAGCCAGTCTGCTTTCATAATATATTTTGACCGTTGCACCGTCTTCTACTGCCTGTAAAATATCATAAACATCAACATAATTTCCAAAAACTGCCGGGGTGTTTACATCATCGCTTTCAATAGGCGTTCCGGTGAAACCAAGATAGGTTGCTTGGGGCAGGGCATCCCGCAAATACTTTGCAAACCCGTACACTACCTTTTTACCGATAACATTTCCGTTCTTGTCCTTGTCATCTATTGTTTTGGCCTTAAAGCCGTACTGTGTCCTATGGGCTTCATCAGCAATGACAATGATATTTTCCCGTTCAGATAGTGTTTCGTAAACATTGCCTTCCTCAGGCTGAAATTTCTGAATGGTAGTAAAAATCACTCCGCCGGAGGTAACCTTAAGTACCTTTTTCAAATGCCCCCGGTCTTCAGCCTGAACCGGCTCCTGCCGGAGTAGTTGCTTTGATGCGGCAAAGGTATCAAACAGTTGGTCGTCCAGATCGTTTCTGTCGGTAATAACTACGACCGTTGGATTATCCATGACAAGAACAATTTTACCGGTATAAAAAACCATAGACAGTGATTTGCCGCTTCCCTGTGTGTGCCAGACCACCCCGCCTTTTCTGTCGTTCACGGGTTGAGAGCCCACTCCCACAAGTCCATAACTTGCGGGTGATTCCTTTATCTCAAGCCTGTCCGATATTTCTTTTTTGGTTCTATGGTAACCGGATGCCCGAAGAGTTGATTCCACAGCCCTGTTGACAGCATAATACTGGTGATACGAAGCAAGCTTCTTCACAGTTTGAATGGCGATAATCCCGGTTTCTCTATCTTCTTTTTTGGTTTTTTCAAAAACAATGAAATGGCGGATAAGATCCAGCAGCGTTTTCTTATCAAGCATTCCCTTGATCAGGGTTTCCAACTGGCCTATTAATGGTGAGGCTTCAACCTTTCCATCAGCTGTCTTCCAGGACATAAAACGAGTGAATCCTGCGGAAACAGAACCGGCTTTGGCTTCCAGACCATCGGAAATAACCATAATGCCGTTATATGTAAATAGGCTGGGGATTGCCTGTTTGTATGTTTGGAACTGCCTGAAGGCCGATTTGACCGTTGCGTTTTCATCAGCAGGGTTTTTTAGTTCGATAACAACAAGTGGCAAGCCGTTTACAAACAGAACCACATCAGGACGTTTGTTGACATTGTTTTCAATTACCGTGAACTGGTTAGCTACAAGAAAATCATTGTTTTCCGGATTTTCGAAATCAACAAGCCAGACAAGATCACCCCGACTGTGGCCGCCTTTTCTAATGGTTACATTGATGCCCTCAGTCAGCAGTCGATGGAAAGCTTCATTATTTGCTATAAGTTCGGGGGAATGAATCCGTTGGATCTGCTTGATAGCATCTTCTCTGATATCTGCCGGTATTGATGGGTTGATTCTGCCGATGGCTGTCCGAAGCCGCTCCAAAAGCAGTACTTCTTCAAAGGATTCACGTTCCGGGGTTTCGCTGTCAGGGGCGATAGACGGAGCGTAGATATATTGATAGCCGGATTTTTCCAGCAGTTCGATGGCGAATTTTTCGATTTCAGATTCGGTAATTTTATTCATAATGATAAATACCTCGTTATGTACTAAACCCGAACCCTTGTTTGAATATTTGTCCTTATTTCATTATAAAGTGCTATTTCCTTCTCATGTTCAAATACTACAGAAATACAGTAGTCCTGCATCCTGTTCTCATCAGTAATCCATTTATTAAAATTAAGCAGGACTAGTGAAATTGGAGTTGCAGGAATACTCTTGGGTTGTCGCTTGTATTCCTTCCATGCTTTTTGATGGCAACCGGCCTTTCTTGTGTTTCCGCCAGGGAAGAAATCGATTTCAAATTTTTTTAATGCTTCCGGTACCCCAAGTTCCTCTGCTTGTTCAGTGAGTATGCCGTATTTTTCCATTAATATTTGAGGATTGATCGAATGGAAAAGATGAAATTCCATTCGGTTCCCCAGATAGCTGTCTCCACGAGTAAGGCGGGTTTCAGGATTGAAGGTAAGGGCAACCATTATTTTCTTTTTTCCTTCTTCGGAAAAGAAGATATCGGGAAGCTGGAGGGAATAAATCTTCATCTGATTTAATCCGATTTGTCCTTCATCCCAGAGAACCACCCTGTTGCTAAATGAAAACATAGCTCTTTCAAAGCTACTCAACCCATAACCGCAAATAGATAGATGAGCTGCTTCAGCAGTTTTTTTATTAGCAGTTTGATAAAAGTTTTTACTTGGACTGTAAGGATAATCCGCACCAATAAGTAGCATATTTTTAATGAAATTACCTGACCTTTGTGGAAAATTATTTATAATCTTCCCAGCAAGATGAGCCACTTTAGGAGCTGAAAAACTGGTCCAGCAATCATATTGAATAATGTCTTCGGTTGTTCGATTATTTAATAGAGCAATTTTTCCACCTCTATCCTCGTCAATTCTTCCATGGTTATCAAATAAGATGAGATTGCCGCCATATTCGACAAGTTCAGGTTTTATCATGCCATTAATACCAAATCCTGTTCTTGTGAAAGGTGAAGGCTGATCTTCACTCGCAACAGCCGTTTTTATCTGTTCAGCGCCATATCGTTCTTGCTCGATCCGCGCCTCTCCCGCTATTGAGCCTACTGTCAAAGCAAGTGATGATGTAGCTGGATTTATAATGTTGAAATCGGGATTTTCTGTTAAATAAACAGGATAGTTTGAGGTAATCTCTTCGATGGTGGAATAGATATCCGAGGGTCTCTGATTGCCGGCTGAAACAACAAAAACGACATTTGGAAATTGAAAAGCCAGTTCATCAATTAAAGCGGCAAGCGGTAATTGCCTGTCATAATTTTTATGCCAGACTTCATTGCTATTTCCAAGTGAAATATTGACCACTCTTATGTGATATTCCGCATTAGATAAAAAACTCTCGACAGCATCTTTTAATTGATGCTCAACAAGTTTCTCCGGATCATATATTGCTGAAACCGTACCTCTCATTTCGTTTCTTTCCGCATACATTACTTTGGCGGAAAAAATCCAGTTGGATGGTGTAAAGTTGTTTATATCAAGACAATTTTCAACATCACCATATGCGGCACAACCCGCCACAGCAGTGCCATGTCCGACGGTGTCTTGAATTTGGGGTTCTCCCGTTTGAAAATTTTCTTCCCCGCCGATGCATTTTTCAAGCATCGGGTGATTTGAGATAATGCCGGAATCAATAATCAAAATACCATGTGCAGCCTCATCAGGTTCATGAAATTCTATGTTGGAGATATCCGGTCGCGTATATTCAAATGGGTTGAATCGGAGAACAGAAGGCCGATCAGCTCTGGATATTTCCTTGAGATCTATGATTTCATCAAATATAGCCGCTGATAGTTTAGCCCTCACAAGTACAAATGTTTTTGATATTAGGGTGTCGGTAATACGGAATTGACTCAAGTCGGAATAAGTCTGTTTTAGTTCATTGATAAATCTTTCGTTTTTCTGTGGATCAGTCATCCGCCATAATTCTATGTCAATAAATTCCGGGGTTTCACCTAATGGCTTTTCACTTAACCCTTTTCCGATCTTTTTTCCCCTGGGGATATCCTGGAAGGAATCAATAGCATTAAAAAAATCATATTTAAGTCCCTCCTCACTGCCATATGTTGCAAGATTGGACTTGAATTGGCTCAACGTATCGTCATCGCTGAAAACAACCCAATACCCCTTCCTGTTTTCAGCAACCGAAAGTACGTGGATTCCCATGGATAAAAGTATTTTCTCAAAAGCATCAGGTGATACGCTCTGATTTATTTCAATTTCATAGATTAAGGATGGGCTAATTCTGCCGGAAAATTTATTCTTTAACGCAGAAAATGATTGAACAATTTCTTCTGCTTTTTGTTTTGACTCTTGTGAGAAGGCTGCTTTTGTTCTCCCACCTGGAATATTATAACCACCACCTCCGCCCCTTTTCTGCCGTTCTAAATTGCCACTATAAATTGGAAGTTTCAAATGGTCATATTTTTCCATCAATTATCCCCCATTTGATTATTTTTCACCTTTTCTCTGCGGCTGAATTTATTGATTGCTTTTTCAATGTCGTTTTGTCCAAGACAATTTCTTGAATCAAGAATTGATAATTTCATAGCTTCTTCAGTAATCATCTTGATATCGGCAGGAGAAAGCCCCTGAGTCATATTGACTGCTTTTGGCAAATTAATATCAGGATCTTTTTTAATTGGTCTCAGATAGAGTTCAAATAATGCTTTCCTTATATTTTCATCGGGAAGTTCGTAGTAAATGACATCATCAAAACGCCGCCATATTGCCGGATCAAGCATGTATTGATGATTGGTTGCGGCCAGTATTATGCTGTCACCCTTGATATTATCGAGCATTTGAAGAAAGTTATTGACAACCCTCTTTATTTCTCCGTGTTCGTGCTTGTCGTCTCTGTTTTTACCAATGATGTCAAACTCATCAAAAAGAGTTATCCACGTTCCACTTTCAACAAAATCGAAAACCCTCCTTAGATTTGAAGCCGTTTCGCCAAGATACGATGAAATAATTGCGTCAAACCTGATATACACCAGTGGGATTTGCAGAACGGAACTGATTATACGTGCCGAAAAGGTTTTTCCCGTACCAGGCTTGCCGCAAAGAAGAATCTTCCTTTTATTCTGAAGATTATAGGTCGCGAAAATATCCGCGTCTTTAAATTCCCTGATAATTTGCTCCAACTGTTGTTTTGTTTCCGGCGAGATTAACAGGCTGGCCATACTGATATCAAAATGTTGTATTTCGAGTAACGGAAAACCTTTTTCCGTATCCCTCGGAATTGGCTGCGTGTTCTTAAACCGTTTTTCTCTTTCCGAAGAACTGTTTGCAGCGTAAAGAGCCTTTTCCAGCTCTTTTGCTACCATAGTGTGCTTTTTCCTTTTTTCGTGTTCGATATATTCCCGTGCCGCCTGAATAAAAGCCTCGTTATCTTTATCGTTAAAGGATAAAAACAATTTTTTTATTAAATCAGAGGTGGTCATCAACATTCCTCCTTGAGTGCAAATTTAATTATTGCCCCTTTTGTTTTACTCATTCTACATCACCTGAAAAACTTTTGTTTTCAGCTACATAAGCCAGATAATCGACACTAAAGAGAACTTCACTTGCCGGAAAAGAATAATTACCCATTATAAATTCACCGTATAAATCATCCCAGAAGTCATTGAATGATTCATTATCGGTATAAAGTATTTCCGCTTCTACATGCTCTGTTGTTGCACGAGGGTTTTCATTTTCAAAGGCTCTAATTAAAAATGCAGCAACAATAACCGTTGTATCAATCAGAAATTCTTTCGTTAGTTCATCAACTTTATTGTTTCTTTCTTTTAACTCTTCCAAGGATTTACCGTGAGAGGTTGTGCCAATTTCATTTCTGAGATTTCCCATCTGCTGTCCGATGGTCGCCAGTGCTGTAGAAATCCGCATAACCAGATTATCGCTTGAATAGCCAATAGCGGTAAACGCTTTTTTCATCACGACGTTAATGCTCGTAACCTCCCCAAGCACAATACTTTTGGAATTACAAATTTCCTTGCCAATTGTTTCCAAAAGAGCTTTTGCATTTTCTACGGCATGACTGAAATCAGTATTTGTATGAGCTTCGATGCGGTCTGTGTAGGTGGTCAATTCCGACCACCTGCCGTATTGCCCGATTATTTTTTTCAGCCGTTCCATTATTATGCCGCCTTAACTTTCATAATATGCAACCCTTATTTCCCCACTCATCAGTCGGGGTAGTAGTGTGTCGAGGAGTTTTTTAAGGGTGAGAATTTGAGCTTGGTTTTTATTTATTTTTTTGAAAAATGAACCCATTTGTTTATTAAACGCTGTAACCAAATCTTCAGGAAATTTTGGAAAACCTAATGATTTTAAATTTCCTTGGTTGATTTTAGGTTGGACAGCACCTGTAACAATCTCATCAATATTTTTTTTCCTAAGATAATTCCAGAGAAAAAAATTACTATAAGGTGTTTTCGCTTTGATAACGTGGGTATGATTATTTACCCAAAACTTTCCAGTTGTATATTGTAAAATTGGATACCCCTCATTTGTCCTGACCGTTCCATCTTCGCCAAGTAGGATATACTCACCGTCAAAAATATAATCATTAATATAGTCCATAACGCTAGCAGCCCCATAGTAAGGAAATAATTGCCCATCTTTTTTCTTGTCTCTTTCCATTTTTGATAAAGGAATTCTTAAATGGTCAAATATTTCGATAACATCACCTAATACTCCCTCTTCCCAATCCTCTTTTGCTTCCTCCACAAACCACTGTCTGAAAAGGGTTTCAGCCATAGCTTCGAAGGTTTTGTTCTGGCGGTGGAGCAGGTCTATTTTGTCATCGAGGCTGGAAAGGACGGAGGCAATGGCTTTTTGTTCGGGAAGAGAGGGAATAGGGAAAAGAACGTTCTGGAATGTACCGAGGTTAATATTATCTTGCACAGAACCTTCGCCAACGTGCTTCAACTCCTTCTGAAAAAAAATGAGCGTATAATAAATAAAGTTTAAATCAGCTAATTGATCATTGGGAATAAACCCCAACACACTGTCAGGAAAACAAGCATCAAATGAAAGAATAGCAAGTTCTGCAATATTTGCAGCGATAGTAATACAAAGGGTACCTTTGGGCCACAGCTTGCTCTGCTCTAAACCTTCCTCATTATAAGTCTGTTCAAACTTAGTAATATATTTTCTAGCCTCTCGTATTTCACCTGTTTGAATGAAAGGATATCTTCCACCATAAAGGTGAAAGGCGTACCTTGGTCTATGCCTTGAACGACCTCTTTGTAGTAACCCTAACTCTTCTAATTTGTATTCCTGCCACTTACCCACTAACTTTTACCTTCTTTAAATTTTCAGCAAGCAAAGCTTTTAATTGCTTATAAAACCCAGCCTGTCTGCTATATATCTGTTTATCCATATACCCTCTTCATCCCCGAATAATCCGTCAATATCCACATCTGGTGGCTTAACCTGCCCTGTTTTTAATTATGGAAAATTCACCATAATTAAAAACAGGGGCTGTATATGTGCATTGGATCTTAAAACATCTTAACATATTCGTCGAAAGCAAAAACACGGTTGCGTTGATATCCAGTTATTTCTTTAAGAATTCCAATTGTTATAAATATCTTTACTATGTCGTTCGCAGCTTTAGGTGATAGGTTTGTCAAAGTCTGGACGTCTTTTATCGTAACCACCGGCTTAGAAAAGAGGGCATTCAGGAATGCCGAAGCCTGTTTTGTTCTTTTTCCAAGCGCAAGTATTTTCTCACTCTCAAGGGAAGCTTTCAAATCAGTAATTTTTTTAAGCGTAGTCATTGCGTTTTCTGCTGTTTGGATAACACCGGTCAGAAAGAACTTTATCCATTGACCAAGATCATTTTTTGTGCGGACAAAAGTCAAATTGTCATAATACTGTGTCTTATTCTTTTCAAAAAAATCTGAGAGATACAAAAGCGGTTTTTCAAGAATACCACTGCTGACAAGATATAAAGTAATGAGCAGCCTCCCGATTCTGCCATTACCATCCAAAAAGGGATGTATTGTTTCGAATTGATAATGGACAATAGCGATGCGGATAAGATGAGGAATTTTAATATCGGTATTATGAAGAAACAATTCCAGGTCGGACAACAATTCAGGTAATTCCGTATGAGCCGGAGGAATAAATACTGCATCAGATAGACTTGCCCCGCCAATCCAGTTTTGAGACTGCCTGAATTCACCTGGGCTTCTACGTTCACCTCTTCCACTTGAAAGAAGAATCTTATGGGTGTTTTTGATAAGTCGGTTTGATAAAGGCAGTGTCTTTAACTCTTCTATAGCTGTGTTCATAGCCAAAACATAATTGTTTACTTCCTTCCAATCATCCCGTTTTTCCGGTTTTATCTCTTTTTCTTCAATGAGAGCGTCTTCTAAGTTAGTTTGTGTTCCTTCTATTCGACTCGATAAAACCGCTTCTTTAAAAATATGCATCATGATGAACATATCAGTGTTAGGAACAAATCGGGAAAAGGAGTTTAATCCTCCGAGTTGTAACGAGGCTTTTTCGAGAAGCTCGTTAATTACTTCATCTGTCCAGAAAAAGGTATGGTTAATCTTTTCCGGTAAAAAATATTTGTATTGATAGCCTTTTCTTTGTATTCCTGACCTAAAATCTTTAATGTTCATTTTAGACTCCAAGGTAAAATAAAACATTTCTTATTTTACTTTAAGCCATTAAGATAAAATAAGAGAAAATTTACCATTACCTTTTCATGTTTTGATTTCTATCTTTTTCAAATTTTCTTTAATCAAAGCATTCAATCTTTCTTCTTCCTTCAACTGCTCCTCAAACTCGGCTTTGAGCCTGGCAAATCTCTCATTGAAATCAAAATCATCTTCATCATCGGCCAAACCTACATACCGGCCGGGTGTCAGCACATAATCCAGTTCTTTCACCCGTTCAATGGAAGTGGAATTGCAGAAGCCCTTTATATCCTCATAATCGCCGTTCGGATTGCGCCAGTTATGATATGTTCCGGTGATATTTTCGATATCTTCTTCCGAAAGTTCTCGTGTTCTGCGGTTGATCAGATGGCCCATATTCCGGGCATCGATAAATAGTATTTCATTGGTGCGGTTGCGGAACTTGCCGTTTGCCCTGTTGCGGCTCAAAAACCATAAACAGGCCGGAATCTGTGTGTTTAAGAACAACTTGGCGGGAAGATTAACTATACAGTCCACCAACCGATCTTCAATCAGTGCTTTGCGGATATCTCCTTCACCGGAAGTCTTGGATGTCAGAGAACCTTTTGCCAGAACAAAACCGGCCTGACCGCTTGGGCTCAGATGGTAGAAAAAGTGCAGTATCCATGCGTAGTTGGCATTTCCAGGAGGAGGAGTTCCGTAATTTTTCCATCTGCCGTCATTCTTGAGCAATTCACCGCTCCAGTCGCTGTCGTTAAAGGGCGGATTGGCAATCACATAGTCGGCCTTCAGGTCTTTATGGCAGTCATTTAAAAAAGATCCCTCATTGTTCCATTTTACCTGGGAGCTGTCGATGCCTCGGATTGCAAGATTCATCCTGGCCAGCCGCCATGTCGTGTGATTACTCTCCTGTCCGTAAATAGAGATATCACTAAATTTGCCCTGATGGTCGGCTATAAATTTTTCAGACTGCACAAACATGCCGCCGGAGCCGCAGCATGGATCAAAAACCCTACCCTTATAGGGCTCCAGCATTTCCACCAGCAATTCAACAACACTTCGCGGAGTATAAAACTGGCCTCCCTTTTTGCCTTCAGCCAGTGCGAATTCGCCGAGAAAGTATTCAAAAACATGGCCTAAGATATCGGCACTGCGAGCTTTGGCGGCACCCATGGCAATGTTGCCAACCAGGTCTATCAAACCGCCAAGATTGGTGGGATCAAGATTGCTCCTTGCAAATACTTTGGGTAACACATCCTTAAGAGAAGGGTTATCCTTTTCAATGGCATCCATAGCCTCGTCGACTACCTTGCCGATTTCAGGAAGTTTGGCTTTTGCCAGCAGATATGACCAGCGTGCTTTTTCAGGCACAAAGAAGACATTTTCCGCCTTGTATTCATCCTTATCTTCGGGGTCTGCCCCGGCATAATCGCCATCACCACTTTTCAGCTTGTTGTATAAATCTTCAAAAGCATCGGAGATATATCTAAGAAACATCAACCCTAAAACGATGTGTTTATATTCCGCCGCATCAATGTTTTTCCTGAGCTTATCCGCAGCTTTCCAGAGTTGTTTTTCTATAGGCTCTTCTTTGTTATTGTTTTTCTCGGCTTTTGCCATTTATTGCTCCGGTTCTTAATTCACACTTTATGGCTGTTAAGGAAGGCAAACGCTACCCTGTTTCCTGGCAATCTGTTTGTCTTGTAAGGTTAAGAAAAGTAATTATATATTCTAAATATCTCTGTATCCAGGAAGATATTCAGAAAGGATTATTAAATTATTTTGAAGATTTAATAGATATCAGAATAAATTTCAACAAAAATTATAATTAAAATAAGATTTATAAGAAAGCGTATTCGGTTTGTAAATCTACAACGAATTATCTTTACAGATATCAATAATCACAAACTATCAGCTGACCAGAAAACCTTTGATAAGTCTGTAATATTTCTATCACGATAAGGGTGATTATATAAAAAGCTATAATCAAAAATCTGTTTTCCAGCAAGATTGATAACAGTTGTTAAAATACTGCAATGATGGCAAGAGATTTTCAAAAGAAAATACTTCTATGGATAGGGTTCCGCCACATCTTTATCTTTGCACTCGATAACCACAAAAGGCAAACCGTTCACAAAAAGAACAATATCAGGAATGATAGCGCTGCGGCTTGCCCCCGGAGTGTCAATTCGGAACTGATTGACAGCTATAAAACTGTTTCTCTCAGGATGGTGAAAATCTATCAAACGCACCAACGGGCTTTGTTCGCCGGTCAGCTCGTTTACATTGGTTGTTGTGTTTTTGGTGAGCAGTTCAAAAATGGTTTTATTGGCTTCGAGCAAACCCACGCCGGGCTGGGTGGTCACTTCACGCAAAACATCATCAATCTGTTTTCCGGTAAGCCAGGAGCGGCCGTCATCGGTAAGATTGATGCGCTTGAGCGAATCGCAGAATTCTTTGGTAAGAATAGTTTCCTTGAAATGCTCACGCCTGCTTAATGCCGGGTTTTGAGGGATAAAGCCTGCGCCTTGGTCGATGACTTCCCAGCCGATTTGACGTAGTTTGTCGGGAAAAGGGCGTTCGACATTGGTGTATTCGGACATTATTTTTGCTCCTTGAGATAAGCGATCCCCTTGGAAGTAATTCTATATTTCTGGAACCTGCTGTTAGGCTTATCAGGTATAGTCATTTCAATAAAGCCTTGGGCTACTGCCGGTTGCTGATAAGCTTCGCGGAAATGTTTTTCATCTTTAAGCCCAAGTTTTTCCTGAATTTGTTTTCGCGTCATTTCCCCATCTATTATCGACAGTATCTTTTTGACT
Protein-coding regions in this window:
- a CDS encoding type I restriction-modification system subunit M, with amino-acid sequence MAKAEKNNNKEEPIEKQLWKAADKLRKNIDAAEYKHIVLGLMFLRYISDAFEDLYNKLKSGDGDYAGADPEDKDEYKAENVFFVPEKARWSYLLAKAKLPEIGKVVDEAMDAIEKDNPSLKDVLPKVFARSNLDPTNLGGLIDLVGNIAMGAAKARSADILGHVFEYFLGEFALAEGKKGGQFYTPRSVVELLVEMLEPYKGRVFDPCCGSGGMFVQSEKFIADHQGKFSDISIYGQESNHTTWRLARMNLAIRGIDSSQVKWNNEGSFLNDCHKDLKADYVIANPPFNDSDWSGELLKNDGRWKNYGTPPPGNANYAWILHFFYHLSPSGQAGFVLAKGSLTSKTSGEGDIRKALIEDRLVDCIVNLPAKLFLNTQIPACLWFLSRNRANGKFRNRTNEILFIDARNMGHLINRRTRELSEEDIENITGTYHNWRNPNGDYEDIKGFCNSTSIERVKELDYVLTPGRYVGLADDEDDFDFNERFARLKAEFEEQLKEEERLNALIKENLKKIEIKT
- a CDS encoding Fic family protein, whose product is MNIKDFRSGIQRKGYQYKYFLPEKINHTFFWTDEVINELLEKASLQLGGLNSFSRFVPNTDMFIMMHIFKEAVLSSRIEGTQTNLEDALIEEKEIKPEKRDDWKEVNNYVLAMNTAIEELKTLPLSNRLIKNTHKILLSSGRGERRSPGEFRQSQNWIGGASLSDAVFIPPAHTELPELLSDLELFLHNTDIKIPHLIRIAIVHYQFETIHPFLDGNGRIGRLLITLYLVSSGILEKPLLYLSDFFEKNKTQYYDNLTFVRTKNDLGQWIKFFLTGVIQTAENAMTTLKKITDLKASLESEKILALGKRTKQASAFLNALFSKPVVTIKDVQTLTNLSPKAANDIVKIFITIGILKEITGYQRNRVFAFDEYVKMF